Proteins from one Coffea arabica cultivar ET-39 chromosome 8c, Coffea Arabica ET-39 HiFi, whole genome shotgun sequence genomic window:
- the LOC113705834 gene encoding uncharacterized protein: MPFGLKNAGATYQRTMTTLFHDMIHKEMEVYVDDIIIKSKKAEDHLIDLRKLFERLRKYNLKLNPVKCAFGAPAGKLLGFIVSKKGIEIDPAKIKAIRDMPVPKTQKDVKIQKFRHYLLSHTIYLISRSDPLKYLLEKPMPTGRLAKWQMILSKFDIVFISQKAVKGQAIADHLAENPNDDDYQPLHTYFPDEEVLLVGAAKDMSERCPKWRLFFDGVANSFGAGIGAVLVSPKGKHYPGAAKLQFACTNNMAEYEACIFGLKMALEMEVKELIAFSDSDLLVHQTLKQWMTKDSKILPYHCNLLNLAKQFQSLEFRHLPQTRNVFADALANLSSMIQYPDELEIEPIQIQLQDKSAHYWVVDKSSSKNPWYSDIKEFIKIGTYPPEAIANDKGFLHRMASKFFLNGETLSGDVLNVKCMAMLYVLLPPNCIA; encoded by the exons atgccatttggtttaaagaatgccGGAGCTACTTACCAAAGGACTATGACTACTTTGTTTCACGATATGATCCACAAGGAGATGGAAGTTTACGTGGATGACATTATAATCAAGTCCAAGAAAGCAGAAGACCATTTGATTGATCTAAGAAAGTTGTTTGAAAGGTTGcgaaagtacaatttgaagctaAATCCTGTGAAATGCGCCTTTGGAGCACCAGCTGGTAAACTGTTGGGATTCATTGTCAGCAAAAAAGGCATAGAGATAGACCCAGCAAAGATCAAGGCAATTCGAGACATGCCAGTGCCAAAAACGCAGAAAGATGTGAAAA tTCAAAAGTTTAGACACTACCTGCTAAGTCACACAATATATCTCATATCCCGCTCTGATCCTCTGAAATACCtcttggagaagccgatgccAACTGGGCGTCTGGCCAAATGGCAGATGATTCTTTCGAAATTTGACATTGTTTTCATTTCGCAAAAGGCTGTCAAGGGACAAGCTATAGCCgatcatttggcagaaaatccaaACGATGATGACTATCAACCGCTCCATACTTATTTCCCCGACGAGGAGGTTTTACTTGTTGGTGCTGCAAAAGACATGAGCGAGCGGTGCCCTAAATGGAGGTTATTTTTCGATGGTGTGGCTAACTCTTTCGGTGCCGGAATAGGAGCAGTTCTTGTATCCCCAAAAGGAAAGCATTACCCTGGAGCCGCTAAATTGCAATTTGCCTGCACAAACAATATGGCCGAATATGAAGCCTGTATTTTTGGTCTTAAAATGGCTTTAGAGATGGAAGTTAAAGAGTTAATAGccttcagtgattcagatttacTTGTGCACCAAACGTTGAAGCAATGGATGACCAAAGACTCAAAAATTTTGCCATACCATTGTAATTTGCTCAATTTGGCTAAACAATTTCAAAGTTTGGAATTCAGACATCTCCCACAAACCCGGAATGTATTTGCCGATGCCTTGGCCAACTTATCTTCTATGATACAATATCCAGACGAATTAGAAATCGAACCAATCCAGATTCAGCTCCAAGACAAGTCTGCTCATTATTGGGTCGTAGACAAATCTTCTAGCAAAAACCCTTGGTACAGTGATATTAAGGAATTCATCAAAATCGGGACTTACCCTCCAGAAGCTATTGCCAATGACAAGGGTTTCCTGCACAGAATGGCCTCGAAGTTCTTCCTAAATGGAGAG actttgtccggagatgtattaAATGTCAAATGCATGGCGATGTTATACGTGCTCCTCCCACCGAATTGCATAGCATGA